A stretch of the Bacillus sp. B-jedd genome encodes the following:
- a CDS encoding heme lyase CcmF/NrfE family subunit encodes MYLFSNATIYVGLALAVYALLATTYGIVTKNQKLINSGKGASVGLFISASLAMISLMYLLGTSQFQYEYVNDYTSSELPVIYKLTALWAGNAGSLLLWTFFLTLYIVMVVFSRKMKGNPMIPYILSILMANAVFFFLILGFVAKPFALLPNVPLEGKGLNPMLQNPGMIIHPVTLYLGYVGLAVPFAFAMAALIMKNMDDFWIKMTRRWTIIAWLFLSLGNIFGGQWAYVELGWGGYWAWDPVENASFMPWLTATAFLHSVMIQERKNMLKVWNISLIIISYALTLFGTFLVRSGVLTSVHAFSNSNLGLYFLIFMGVAVIGAMYVLMSRYNLIKRSAGEFNSFVSKESSFLINNLLLVGSAFAVFWGTIFPLVSEAVRGTKVTVGIPFFNAVQAPILLSMMFVMAVCPLLAWQKSTVKNLKKNFLIPAILAVVAMALMVILGIQKAWAVIGNGVIVLLLITHYLEFYRGVKARRKMTRENAFVALYRLMTKNRRRYGGYIVHLGIAFIALGIIGSQNYDHETMKTVEIGNSIEIDDYRINYDKLDQRSEGINDIVYADLTVFKNGKRLGNYEVEKVFYGNWDQPSSEVALISNAKEDLYIVLSAWEDDGRATFIVKVIPMMTWMWFGSFLIVAGSIFAVWNGRFQNVTPRYTGASREVV; translated from the coding sequence ATGTATTTATTCTCGAACGCAACAATCTATGTAGGCCTCGCCTTGGCTGTTTATGCTTTGCTGGCAACGACTTACGGGATTGTTACTAAAAATCAGAAACTAATAAACAGCGGTAAAGGGGCATCGGTCGGCCTATTTATAAGTGCATCTCTGGCTATGATTTCCTTGATGTATCTGCTCGGCACTTCCCAATTCCAGTATGAATATGTCAATGACTATACAAGTAGCGAACTGCCAGTTATTTATAAGCTTACTGCCCTTTGGGCCGGGAATGCGGGCTCGTTGCTCCTTTGGACTTTCTTTCTGACACTCTATATTGTAATGGTGGTTTTCTCCAGGAAAATGAAAGGGAATCCTATGATTCCATACATTTTGTCCATTCTGATGGCAAACGCAGTCTTTTTCTTCCTGATCTTGGGGTTTGTAGCAAAGCCGTTCGCCTTGCTCCCCAATGTGCCACTCGAGGGAAAAGGGCTTAACCCGATGCTGCAGAATCCGGGAATGATTATCCACCCGGTCACATTGTACCTTGGTTATGTCGGCCTTGCCGTACCATTTGCATTCGCGATGGCGGCATTGATTATGAAGAATATGGATGACTTCTGGATTAAGATGACCAGGAGATGGACGATTATCGCCTGGCTGTTTTTGAGCCTCGGTAATATTTTCGGCGGCCAGTGGGCTTATGTTGAGCTAGGATGGGGCGGTTACTGGGCATGGGATCCGGTCGAAAACGCGTCGTTCATGCCATGGCTGACCGCAACGGCCTTCCTTCACTCGGTCATGATCCAGGAACGGAAGAATATGCTCAAAGTCTGGAATATTAGCTTAATCATTATCTCGTACGCTCTGACTCTCTTTGGAACATTCCTTGTAAGAAGCGGAGTTTTGACATCGGTACACGCTTTTTCTAATTCGAACCTGGGGCTATACTTCCTGATTTTCATGGGAGTGGCTGTCATTGGCGCGATGTATGTCCTGATGAGCCGTTATAACCTTATTAAAAGAAGCGCGGGGGAATTCAATTCCTTTGTTTCGAAAGAAAGCAGCTTCCTGATTAATAACCTTCTGCTTGTCGGATCGGCGTTCGCTGTTTTCTGGGGCACTATCTTCCCACTTGTATCCGAAGCGGTGCGAGGCACAAAAGTTACAGTCGGCATTCCATTTTTCAACGCGGTCCAGGCGCCCATCCTCTTATCTATGATGTTCGTCATGGCTGTTTGTCCGCTTTTGGCATGGCAGAAATCGACTGTGAAAAATTTGAAGAAAAACTTCCTGATCCCAGCAATTCTTGCAGTAGTGGCCATGGCACTGATGGTCATCCTCGGAATCCAGAAAGCTTGGGCTGTTATTGGAAATGGCGTCATCGTCCTTCTTCTAATCACCCATTACCTCGAGTTTTACAGAGGGGTCAAGGCCAGAAGGAAAATGACCCGGGAAAATGCTTTTGTCGCGCTGTATAGATTAATGACCAAAAATCGCCGGCGTTATGGCGGGTATATCGTCCACCTTGGAATCGCATTTATCGCTTTGGGAATCATCGGCTCGCAAAACTATGACCATGAAACCATGAAGACTGTCGAAATAGGCAATTCCATCGAAATCGATGATTATCGCATTAACTACGACAAGCTTGATCAAAGATCAGAAGGAATAAATGATATCGTCTATGCGGACTTAACCGTTTTTAAAAATGGAAAAAGACTAGGTAATTATGAGGTTGAAAAAGTATTTTACGGAAACTGGGATCAGCCTTCTTCTGAGGTAGCCCTCATCTCGAATGCGAAGGAAGATTTGTATATTGTCCTCAGCGCATGGGAGGATGACGGCCGTGCAACCTTTATTGTCAAAGTCATCCCAATGATGACTTGGATGTGGTTTGGTTCATTCCTGATTGTGGCGGGTTCAATATTCGCCGTCTGGAATGGCAGATTCCAAAATGTTACCCCAAGATATACAGGCGCATCCAGGGAGGTTGTGTAG
- a CDS encoding cytochrome c maturation protein CcmE, producing the protein MKKNTIVMLGGFIIASAIVFLLMAATPGSSGVELKMKDLLANQEKYKEDFVTVEGLLVEESIKWNADKIELKFDVKDNEGNIMHVTHNGVRPDNFSDGVITILQGSPTGKNNFTAETVKTRCPSKYEGEDMKNYDPEAHKEKLDKKPSNEE; encoded by the coding sequence ATGAAAAAGAACACAATAGTTATGCTAGGCGGTTTTATTATAGCAAGTGCAATTGTTTTTCTATTAATGGCGGCAACTCCTGGATCGAGTGGGGTTGAATTAAAGATGAAGGATCTTCTGGCAAACCAGGAGAAATACAAGGAAGATTTTGTCACTGTCGAGGGATTGCTCGTTGAAGAATCAATAAAATGGAATGCGGACAAAATTGAGCTGAAGTTCGACGTAAAAGACAATGAAGGAAATATTATGCACGTTACCCATAACGGGGTTAGGCCGGATAACTTTTCTGATGGAGTCATCACCATCCTTCAAGGTTCACCTACAGGGAAAAATAACTTTACTGCAGAAACCGTCAAAACACGCTGCCCATCCAAATACGAGGGCGAGGACATGAAGAATTACGACCCGGAGGCGCATAAAGAAAAGCTCGATAAAAAGCCTTCCAACGAAGAATAA
- a CDS encoding rhodanese-like domain-containing protein, translated as MKKLSILFIFILVITGCSSAGYKTVSVEEAAGMIEDGQVKVLDVRTPEEYQSGHIPGSELIPLQVIDGLSGQLDKKQQYLVVCRSGNRSQQASEILAAKGFNVLNMAGGMNEWTGDIEQ; from the coding sequence TTGAAAAAACTCTCCATATTGTTCATCTTTATCCTCGTCATCACGGGCTGTTCATCAGCGGGATATAAAACAGTCTCCGTCGAGGAGGCTGCAGGAATGATCGAGGACGGCCAGGTGAAGGTTCTTGATGTCAGGACCCCTGAAGAATATCAGAGCGGGCACATCCCAGGATCCGAATTGATCCCCCTTCAAGTAATTGACGGTTTGTCCGGCCAGCTTGACAAAAAGCAGCAGTATCTTGTTGTCTGCAGAAGCGGAAACCGCTCCCAGCAGGCGAGTGAAATACTGGCAGCAAAAGGGTTCAACGTTTTGAACATGGCGGGCGGCATGAATGAATGGACCGGGGATATCGAACAATGA
- a CDS encoding cytochrome c yields the protein MKKQLLIGSYILIVILGITVFISTNGFKGKNFEAVQAGEKIYNQECLICHGETGKGEGKNVGTSISSQVFLNSVSDKDLYNYVKYGRPEAAMPAYGPRISEEQLKNVVAFMRNWQKENMKFDVPEKITGSIEDGEKVYNRSCIQCHGEAGAGKQKMGTALGHPLHLKYTTDKQIWIGTAYGREDTRMAPSLKGLDGVRQLSKQQISDVVVYIRSLEN from the coding sequence ATGAAAAAGCAACTACTTATTGGAAGCTATATCCTCATTGTCATCCTGGGGATCACCGTTTTTATTTCGACTAATGGTTTTAAAGGGAAAAACTTTGAGGCGGTACAGGCAGGGGAGAAAATTTATAACCAGGAATGCTTAATCTGCCATGGCGAGACGGGAAAAGGAGAGGGAAAGAACGTTGGTACCTCAATCAGCAGCCAAGTGTTCTTAAACTCGGTTTCCGATAAAGATTTATATAATTATGTTAAATACGGCCGCCCGGAAGCTGCAATGCCCGCATATGGGCCACGAATCAGCGAAGAGCAGCTGAAAAATGTAGTGGCGTTCATGAGGAATTGGCAAAAAGAGAACATGAAGTTTGATGTGCCTGAAAAAATAACCGGAAGTATCGAGGATGGAGAAAAGGTCTATAATCGTTCTTGCATTCAATGCCATGGGGAAGCAGGGGCGGGGAAACAGAAGATGGGTACAGCCCTTGGCCATCCCCTACATTTAAAATACACAACGGACAAACAAATTTGGATTGGCACTGCATACGGGCGTGAAGACACACGTATGGCGCCTTCACTGAAAGGACTCGATGGGGTCCGCCAGCTTAGCAAACAACAAATTTCCGATGTTGTTGTCTATATACGTTCATTAGAAAATTAA
- a CDS encoding LuxR C-terminal-related transcriptional regulator: MEKIKVLNVDDHYMFLKGLESTIDQNNSLELAGEARTGEEAVFLAKKLNPDVILLDINLAPAGGLAVLKEIMEEMPDSRIIILASEDDEENLFDAIKCGAKGILLKNLQPNELFTFIHMVYRGECVFTGPIAHKIINSISQLEEYSLEGCKKGNTLTKREKEILFEVTKGMTNRQIACTLFISENTVKNHIRNIMEKLQINNRVQAASYAMKEGWLQQVEQM; encoded by the coding sequence ATGGAAAAAATAAAGGTTTTGAATGTAGATGACCATTATATGTTTTTAAAAGGGCTCGAAAGCACTATTGATCAAAATAATTCTCTTGAATTGGCAGGGGAAGCGCGGACTGGCGAGGAAGCAGTTTTCCTGGCAAAGAAATTAAATCCTGATGTCATTTTATTGGATATTAATCTGGCTCCCGCAGGCGGGCTAGCTGTCCTGAAAGAAATCATGGAAGAAATGCCGGATAGCCGGATTATCATCCTTGCATCCGAAGATGATGAAGAAAATCTTTTCGATGCAATCAAGTGTGGGGCTAAGGGCATATTGCTAAAAAACCTTCAGCCGAACGAACTTTTTACCTTTATTCATATGGTATATCGGGGCGAGTGTGTATTTACTGGTCCGATTGCCCACAAAATAATCAACAGTATTTCACAACTTGAAGAATACAGCCTTGAGGGCTGCAAAAAAGGGAATACGCTGACGAAGAGGGAAAAGGAAATACTTTTTGAAGTAACAAAAGGAATGACAAACAGGCAAATTGCGTGTACTTTGTTCATTTCTGAAAATACGGTCAAGAATCACATTCGCAACATCATGGAAAAGCTGCAAATAAACAACCGTGTGCAAGCTGCATCTTACGCAATGAAAGAAGGATGGCTGCAGCAAGTTGAGCAGATGTAA
- a CDS encoding DUF6803 family protein, translating to MNMTHYMGLLAENQPWNLLIFMAAVVILAETIAITELGILFTGSFHGTLRKINKVSSIIAGLYFTGIFIYLMKNAWIPLTLDGGWHGWIDFTAVTFYLLGIVPLLGMALLDMGLIMKNSSDRAKMKVHVSFVGLFLIVAHVAMIFGMLDPTLGGGSMHHDMTKM from the coding sequence ATGAATATGACACATTATATGGGGTTGCTTGCTGAGAATCAGCCATGGAATTTGCTTATCTTTATGGCGGCTGTAGTGATTTTAGCAGAAACGATTGCGATCACGGAGCTTGGCATTTTATTTACCGGAAGTTTTCATGGGACACTACGTAAAATAAACAAGGTATCGAGTATCATTGCGGGTTTATACTTTACTGGCATTTTCATTTATTTAATGAAGAATGCATGGATTCCATTAACATTGGATGGAGGATGGCATGGCTGGATTGATTTTACCGCTGTGACATTTTATCTGCTCGGGATAGTCCCGCTTCTTGGCATGGCTCTACTTGATATGGGACTCATCATGAAAAACAGCTCCGACAGGGCGAAAATGAAAGTTCATGTCTCTTTCGTTGGATTGTTTCTGATCGTTGCCCATGTTGCAATGATTTTTGGTATGCTCGATCCAACCCTTGGCGGAGGAAGCATGCATCACGATATGACTAAAATGTGA
- the efp gene encoding elongation factor P, producing MISVNDFRTGLTIEVDGGIWRVMDFQHVKPGKGAAFVRSKLRNLRTGNINEKTFRAGEKVGKAQIDNRRMQYLYASGDQHIFMDNESYEQIELPASAIEYELKFLKENMEVSIMMYQGETLGVELPNTVELEVTETEPGIKGDTASGGSKPATLETGLVVHVPFFVNQGDRLIINTGDGSYVSRA from the coding sequence ATGATTTCAGTAAACGACTTTCGCACAGGATTGACTATTGAAGTAGATGGCGGCATATGGCGAGTCATGGACTTCCAGCATGTTAAACCAGGTAAAGGGGCTGCTTTTGTCCGTTCAAAACTTCGTAACCTCCGTACCGGGAATATTAACGAAAAAACATTCCGCGCTGGTGAGAAGGTTGGCAAGGCGCAAATTGACAACCGCCGGATGCAGTATCTTTATGCAAGCGGTGATCAGCATATCTTTATGGATAACGAGTCGTATGAACAGATTGAATTGCCTGCAAGCGCGATTGAGTATGAGTTGAAATTCCTTAAGGAAAACATGGAAGTTTCAATCATGATGTACCAGGGAGAAACACTTGGTGTTGAACTCCCGAACACAGTTGAATTGGAAGTGACGGAAACAGAGCCGGGAATCAAAGGCGATACAGCCTCTGGAGGCTCCAAGCCGGCCACCCTTGAAACTGGCTTGGTTGTTCATGTACCTTTCTTCGTCAACCAGGGTGACCGACTTATTATCAACACAGGCGATGGCAGTTACGTTTCCCGCGCCTAA
- a CDS encoding M24 family metallopeptidase yields the protein MTKLEKLRNEFGKLGIDAMLVTSGFNRRYISNFTGSAGSVLISSDRALFITDFRYMEQASKQCEGFEVVDHNGFMEKEVAEQAKKLGVKKLGFEKDQVTFGLYKEYEKEFEGELVPVGGAIEKLRLIKTDAEIKILKEAAEVADAAFTHILKFIRPCITELDVSNELEFFMRKAGAASSSFDIIVASGYRSALPHGVASEKVIEAGEFVTLDFGAYYKGYVSDITRTVSVGTPDQKLREIYDIVLEAQLRGMAGIKPGMTGREADALTRNLITEKGYGEHFGHSTGHGIGLEVHEGPALSKRSDTVLEPGMVVTVEPGIYIPGLGGVRIEDDTVITLDHNEALTHSSKELIIL from the coding sequence ATGACAAAATTAGAGAAACTAAGAAATGAGTTTGGGAAATTGGGCATTGACGCGATGCTTGTAACAAGCGGGTTTAACCGCCGCTACATATCCAATTTTACAGGAAGCGCGGGTTCGGTCTTGATTAGCTCGGATAGGGCCCTGTTCATTACGGATTTCAGGTATATGGAACAGGCTTCCAAGCAGTGTGAAGGATTTGAGGTTGTTGACCATAATGGATTTATGGAAAAAGAAGTAGCCGAGCAGGCTAAGAAACTTGGTGTCAAGAAGCTTGGTTTTGAAAAAGACCAGGTTACTTTCGGGCTGTACAAGGAATATGAAAAAGAATTTGAAGGTGAGCTTGTCCCGGTGGGAGGAGCCATTGAAAAGTTGCGCTTGATAAAGACAGATGCAGAGATTAAGATATTAAAGGAAGCGGCGGAGGTTGCCGATGCCGCATTTACTCATATTCTGAAATTTATCCGCCCGTGCATCACGGAACTGGATGTTTCAAATGAACTGGAATTCTTTATGCGCAAAGCCGGCGCTGCTTCATCATCTTTTGATATTATCGTTGCCTCTGGCTACCGCTCTGCGCTGCCTCATGGGGTGGCAAGTGAAAAAGTGATTGAGGCGGGAGAATTTGTCACTCTGGATTTTGGAGCCTATTATAAAGGGTATGTTTCAGATATAACGAGGACTGTTTCGGTTGGGACGCCGGATCAGAAGCTGAGGGAAATATATGATATAGTCCTTGAAGCCCAGCTGCGCGGGATGGCAGGAATTAAACCTGGTATGACGGGCAGGGAAGCGGATGCGCTAACGAGGAACCTGATTACTGAAAAAGGATATGGAGAGCATTTCGGACATTCCACTGGCCATGGTATTGGACTTGAAGTTCATGAAGGGCCTGCTCTGTCCAAGAGATCTGATACGGTTCTAGAACCCGGCATGGTCGTGACGGTTGAACCAGGTATTTACATTCCCGGTCTTGGCGGGGTAAGGATAGAGGATGACACCGTCATTACCCTCGACCATAATGAAGCCTTGACCCACTCGTCCAAGGAATTGATCATTCTTTAA
- the aroQ gene encoding type II 3-dehydroquinate dehydratase, whose amino-acid sequence MKKILLLNGPNLNMLGKREPGVYGKGTLGSIEASISALGAKHGFEVSCRQSNHEGTLIDWLQEADEGGFSGIIFNPGAFTHYSYAIRDAIAGIDIPVIEVHISNIHARDSFRHVSVTAAACKGQISGLGSKGYELAFMALLEIEKEREQL is encoded by the coding sequence ATGAAAAAAATATTACTGCTGAACGGCCCTAATCTAAATATGCTTGGGAAACGGGAGCCTGGCGTTTATGGAAAAGGAACATTGGGGAGTATTGAAGCTTCTATTTCAGCGCTTGGTGCCAAACATGGCTTCGAGGTGTCGTGCAGGCAATCAAACCACGAAGGCACCTTGATTGACTGGCTCCAGGAAGCGGATGAAGGAGGATTTTCGGGAATCATTTTTAACCCTGGCGCTTTTACGCATTATAGTTATGCCATCAGGGATGCTATTGCAGGAATTGATATTCCTGTTATAGAAGTACATATATCAAACATTCATGCGCGTGATAGTTTCAGGCATGTTTCAGTTACCGCTGCAGCGTGTAAAGGCCAAATAAGCGGACTCGGTTCCAAAGGGTATGAACTTGCATTCATGGCCCTGTTGGAGATTGAAAAGGAGAGGGAGCAATTATGA
- a CDS encoding YqhR family membrane protein: MAEERCDNGKVRVSTESGFAKQVILTGLWGGLFWSFIGQIGYYFHFTKIPPRVILEPWALGPWKHQWTGTVVSIVLLAVISIGIAFIYAAALKKAGGLLSGIGYGIFLFLLVFLLLNPMFPGISPYRDLDKNTLITSVCLFILYGVFIGYSISWEYQNEQSAGEVSE, from the coding sequence ATGGCTGAAGAACGTTGCGATAACGGTAAGGTGCGGGTAAGTACAGAGTCGGGTTTTGCTAAGCAGGTCATTCTCACCGGCTTGTGGGGAGGATTATTCTGGAGCTTTATAGGCCAGATCGGCTATTATTTTCATTTTACAAAAATTCCACCAAGAGTTATTCTCGAGCCATGGGCTCTAGGACCATGGAAACATCAATGGACCGGGACAGTTGTTTCAATCGTCCTGCTTGCTGTTATTTCAATTGGAATAGCATTCATTTACGCAGCCGCACTAAAGAAAGCCGGAGGATTACTATCTGGCATTGGATACGGCATCTTTCTCTTCCTGCTTGTTTTTCTTTTGCTGAACCCGATGTTTCCGGGAATTTCTCCATATAGGGATCTGGATAAAAATACGTTGATAACATCAGTTTGCCTGTTTATTCTTTATGGTGTTTTTATCGGCTACTCTATCTCATGGGAATACCAAAACGAACAGTCGGCAGGCGAAGTATCGGAGTAG
- a CDS encoding DUF1385 domain-containing protein produces MANEQKPVYGGQAVVEGVMFGGKYHYVTAIRRKDQSVEYFHVPRKTHPFVASLKKIPFVRGIAAIIEASANGSKHLNFSTERFDIDPKDDAMIEEQETSRLAMYLGVAAVGVISFLFGKFLFTLIPAFLAHLTIDIFPGRTVQVLIEGLIKLILLLAYIYIVSLTPIVKRVFQYHGAEHKVINCFESGDELTVENVQKSSRLHYRCGSSFILFTVIVGVFVYLLFPIDSLWLRLLSRVALIPVVLGISFEVLQLTNKLRDVPVLRWLGLPGLWLQLLTTKEPDNSQAEIAILSFKELLKMEKNSEEQTDSEEIV; encoded by the coding sequence ATGGCAAATGAACAAAAACCCGTATACGGCGGCCAGGCAGTGGTGGAAGGTGTCATGTTTGGCGGTAAATATCATTATGTTACTGCAATAAGAAGAAAAGACCAGTCAGTTGAATATTTCCATGTCCCCCGAAAGACCCACCCATTCGTCGCTTCGTTAAAGAAAATTCCTTTTGTCCGCGGCATCGCGGCAATCATCGAGGCAAGCGCCAATGGTTCCAAGCACTTGAATTTCTCTACTGAGAGATTTGATATAGATCCCAAGGATGACGCCATGATTGAAGAACAGGAAACGTCCCGGCTGGCGATGTATCTGGGAGTAGCGGCTGTTGGTGTTATATCCTTCCTTTTCGGAAAATTCCTGTTTACGTTAATACCAGCATTCCTGGCCCATTTGACAATTGATATTTTTCCAGGACGTACAGTCCAGGTTCTCATTGAAGGCTTAATCAAATTGATCCTGCTTCTTGCATATATATATATTGTGTCGCTGACTCCCATTGTAAAAAGGGTGTTTCAATACCACGGCGCCGAACATAAAGTGATCAATTGCTTCGAAAGCGGTGACGAACTGACAGTGGAAAACGTCCAGAAAAGCTCCAGGCTTCATTATCGGTGCGGTTCGAGCTTTATCTTATTTACGGTCATAGTTGGAGTTTTTGTTTACCTGCTATTCCCGATCGACTCCTTGTGGCTACGGCTTTTGAGCCGGGTGGCGTTGATTCCTGTCGTGCTGGGCATTTCCTTTGAGGTTTTACAGCTGACGAATAAGCTTCGTGACGTCCCTGTCTTAAGGTGGCTGGGATTGCCCGGTTTATGGCTGCAGCTTTTGACAACTAAAGAACCCGACAACAGCCAAGCAGAAATTGCCATTCTTTCGTTTAAAGAGCTCTTAAAAATGGAAAAGAATAGTGAAGAGCAAACAGATTCAGAGGAAATTGTTTAA
- a CDS encoding SA1362 family protein — protein sequence MAILKIRKSVLLAGALILLAGIGIVGKLVEDPAEFLQKAALFVLIGLVVYFIYRRFTGASPDKKEQRLFLKAARESKKRKAHKNEPSGRNVIHGSLASWRKPKKKANVHLTVIEGKKGKKKNRASL from the coding sequence GTGGCTATCTTGAAAATTCGGAAATCCGTTCTTTTAGCAGGCGCTCTTATTCTTCTTGCAGGAATCGGCATAGTCGGAAAACTGGTTGAAGACCCTGCTGAGTTTCTCCAAAAGGCGGCACTTTTTGTCCTAATCGGGTTAGTTGTTTACTTTATTTACCGCCGGTTTACCGGAGCCAGCCCTGATAAAAAAGAGCAAAGGCTTTTCCTCAAAGCTGCCAGAGAATCCAAAAAACGCAAAGCTCATAAAAATGAACCATCGGGGCGGAATGTCATCCATGGCTCGCTTGCATCATGGAGAAAACCCAAGAAGAAGGCGAATGTCCATCTTACGGTCATAGAAGGCAAAAAAGGCAAGAAGAAAAACCGGGCTTCCTTATAG
- a CDS encoding patatin-like phospholipase family protein, which yields MLIDGVFSGGGIKGFALVGAYEAIERRGFRFCRVAGTSAGSIVASLITAGYSCKEIQSLLEELELEKLLDSRKLLVPSPIAKWLLLYWKMGLYKGEALEQWVAEKLVMRGVRTFGDLPEGALRVVASNLTNGTMFIIPDDLPKYGISPKAFPVAKAVRMSCSIPYFFEPVRLPGAEGTNLVVDGGVLSNFPMWLFDAENVKKVRPVLGIQLSHDPENHPPHKIKNAIKLFEALFETMKDAHDARYISRKHAKNIIFIPTAGVASTEFGLTEERKEKLIKHGRECAEQFFRKWSY from the coding sequence ATGCTGATAGATGGTGTTTTTTCCGGAGGGGGCATTAAAGGATTCGCACTGGTCGGGGCATACGAAGCAATTGAACGGCGCGGGTTCAGATTTTGCAGGGTTGCCGGGACAAGTGCGGGTTCAATCGTCGCAAGCCTCATAACCGCCGGCTATTCATGTAAGGAAATACAAAGTCTTCTCGAAGAACTTGAATTGGAAAAACTGTTGGATTCACGGAAGCTGCTGGTTCCTTCGCCAATCGCCAAATGGCTGCTGCTTTACTGGAAAATGGGATTGTATAAAGGTGAAGCCCTTGAACAGTGGGTTGCCGAAAAGCTTGTAATGAGGGGAGTGCGGACATTTGGAGACCTGCCTGAGGGAGCACTTAGGGTGGTGGCTTCAAATCTGACCAACGGAACCATGTTCATTATACCGGATGATCTGCCTAAATACGGAATTTCCCCTAAGGCGTTCCCTGTTGCAAAAGCCGTCAGGATGAGCTGCAGCATTCCGTATTTTTTTGAACCGGTCAGGCTGCCGGGTGCTGAAGGCACGAATCTGGTAGTCGACGGAGGAGTTCTAAGCAATTTTCCCATGTGGCTGTTTGATGCAGAAAACGTTAAGAAGGTAAGGCCTGTCCTCGGGATCCAATTAAGCCATGATCCCGAAAATCATCCTCCGCATAAAATAAAAAATGCCATCAAGTTATTTGAGGCACTTTTTGAAACAATGAAGGATGCCCATGACGCGAGGTATATTTCCCGTAAGCACGCCAAAAACATTATTTTTATCCCAACGGCGGGAGTGGCCTCCACAGAGTTTGGGCTAACGGAGGAAAGGAAAGAAAAATTGATTAAGCACGGCCGCGAATGCGCCGAGCAATTTTTCAGGAAATGGAGTTACTGA
- the splB gene encoding spore photoproduct lyase has product MKPFMPQLVYIEPQALEYPLGRELKDKFEGLGVEIRETTSHNQVRGIPGENELQKYRNSKSTLVVGIRRTLKFDTSKPSAEYAIPLATGCMGHCHYCYLQTTLGSKPYIRTYVNLDEIFEQAQKYIDERAPEITRFEAACTSDIVGIDHLTHSLKKTIEFIGQTEYGRLRFVTKYQHVDHLLDAEHNGKTRFRFSVNSRFVIKNFEPGTSSFDERLEAARKVANAGYPLGFIVAPIYRHEGWEEGYHELFERLRNSLEGVPLNGLTFEMIQHRFTKPAKNVILKRYPKTKLEMDEEKRKYKWGRYGIGKYVYPTEEAAELERTIKGYIHEYFPDSEVQYFT; this is encoded by the coding sequence ATGAAACCATTTATGCCGCAGCTGGTGTATATTGAACCGCAAGCACTTGAATACCCGCTCGGAAGGGAATTGAAGGATAAATTTGAAGGGTTGGGGGTTGAAATAAGGGAAACCACTTCCCATAACCAGGTGAGGGGTATTCCCGGTGAAAATGAACTCCAAAAGTATCGGAATTCCAAATCCACGCTTGTCGTAGGAATCCGCAGGACATTGAAATTCGATACGTCCAAGCCATCGGCGGAATACGCCATCCCGCTTGCGACCGGATGTATGGGGCATTGCCATTACTGTTACTTGCAAACAACACTCGGCAGCAAGCCGTATATAAGGACATATGTGAACCTGGACGAAATTTTCGAACAGGCGCAAAAGTATATCGATGAGCGTGCCCCCGAAATTACCCGGTTCGAGGCCGCCTGTACATCGGATATTGTCGGAATCGACCATCTCACACACTCGTTGAAGAAAACAATCGAATTCATTGGGCAGACAGAATATGGACGCCTGAGATTCGTGACGAAATACCAGCACGTCGACCATCTTCTCGATGCTGAACACAACGGGAAGACCAGGTTTAGATTCAGTGTCAATTCACGATTTGTCATAAAAAACTTTGAACCGGGAACGTCTTCCTTTGATGAAAGGCTGGAAGCGGCCAGAAAGGTTGCCAACGCAGGCTACCCTTTAGGCTTCATCGTCGCGCCAATTTATAGGCATGAAGGCTGGGAGGAAGGATACCATGAACTTTTTGAAAGGCTTAGGAACTCTCTTGAAGGCGTGCCGCTAAACGGGCTTACTTTTGAAATGATTCAGCATCGCTTTACCAAACCGGCCAAAAATGTCATTCTTAAACGTTATCCGAAGACAAAGCTCGAAATGGATGAAGAAAAACGCAAATATAAATGGGGCCGCTATGGCATTGGCAAATACGTATATCCGACCGAGGAAGCCGCCGAGCTGGAAAGGACGATAAAAGGGTATATCCACGAATACTTCCCCGATTCAGAAGTGCAATACTTTACCTAA